A window of Mucilaginibacter paludis DSM 18603 contains these coding sequences:
- a CDS encoding fasciclin domain-containing protein: MERKINIRLSAMFISAMLMFGIWGCVRESIQHTTSDTVNITQYLGKYPAKFSLLSQILTVSETASFLKAYGSYTLFAPTDDAIRAYLKTMGKSNVQDISGAAWKDFVRFHLLADSVPTSRFTDGKLPTLTMYGQYLITLATNTNGITQIVVNRQANISQANISVGNGIIHVVDHVLTPAALTVAQTIEANPKYSIFTQALKETTLYDSLNLATANNPDAARKFLTVIAESDDVFKAAGITSYAALKAKYSKTGSPQTPTDSLHLFMDYHILYGAQYLADIITQAAWPTLAPAQVITSKLSGTTVLINDDDFNGVHEQGQVLTRDFSDVTATNGVINDAATHFGIKVRNPYPVYWDVETLPEITKNTSVYQQPGIYTYTTDEVKAMPNIKFASVTSKFAYYGSSQTVSKASHGKDVLHVPLGTSGDPVWVEFKTPLLIRGTYKVWVCIYAQQQGSAPATEASVSMSADTINFKPLANARTINFATKRPGLKKTVNGSSVDDPDGEEAIGFKTYMASTSGPQVGRLVGVVTIGQSGQYWIRFTAVNGGQQTNNIDMIHFIPLGMDQQYPKWNPDNSVINRP, encoded by the coding sequence ATGGAACGGAAAATTAATATCAGGTTATCAGCAATGTTCATATCGGCCATGTTGATGTTCGGCATCTGGGGATGTGTGAGGGAGTCTATACAGCACACCACATCAGATACCGTGAATATTACGCAATACCTGGGCAAATACCCGGCTAAGTTCTCGCTATTGAGCCAGATATTGACTGTATCAGAAACGGCATCGTTTTTAAAAGCTTATGGCTCGTATACGCTATTTGCGCCAACCGATGACGCTATAAGGGCATATCTGAAAACTATGGGTAAAAGCAACGTTCAGGATATTAGCGGCGCCGCCTGGAAAGATTTTGTTCGGTTCCATCTTCTTGCCGACTCTGTACCCACATCCAGGTTTACCGATGGCAAGCTGCCAACTTTAACCATGTATGGCCAGTATTTAATTACCCTTGCCACCAATACAAACGGGATCACCCAAATTGTTGTTAACCGCCAAGCCAATATCAGCCAGGCCAATATATCAGTTGGTAACGGTATAATACATGTTGTTGATCATGTTTTAACACCGGCAGCGCTTACTGTTGCGCAAACTATCGAAGCTAATCCTAAATATTCCATATTTACGCAGGCCCTCAAAGAAACCACTTTATACGACTCTTTGAATTTAGCTACAGCGAATAACCCGGATGCCGCGCGAAAATTTCTAACAGTGATTGCCGAAAGTGATGATGTATTTAAGGCGGCAGGGATTACCAGTTATGCCGCGTTAAAAGCTAAGTATTCAAAAACAGGTAGCCCTCAAACTCCTACTGATAGTTTACACCTGTTTATGGACTACCATATTTTATATGGGGCTCAATACCTGGCCGATATTATAACCCAGGCAGCCTGGCCTACATTGGCGCCAGCACAGGTTATAACCTCTAAATTATCGGGTACAACGGTATTGATTAATGATGATGACTTTAATGGCGTACACGAACAAGGGCAGGTTTTAACCCGCGATTTTAGCGATGTTACCGCAACCAATGGTGTTATAAACGATGCTGCTACGCATTTTGGTATTAAGGTACGTAACCCGTACCCGGTTTACTGGGATGTAGAAACCCTGCCCGAGATCACCAAGAACACCAGCGTTTATCAGCAACCAGGGATATATACCTATACTACCGACGAAGTTAAGGCTATGCCCAATATCAAGTTTGCTTCGGTTACCTCAAAATTTGCTTACTACGGAAGCTCGCAAACGGTTTCAAAAGCTTCGCATGGTAAGGATGTGCTCCATGTGCCTCTTGGAACCAGCGGCGACCCGGTATGGGTTGAATTTAAAACTCCTTTACTTATCCGTGGTACATATAAAGTTTGGGTTTGTATTTATGCACAGCAACAAGGATCGGCCCCGGCAACCGAGGCATCAGTATCCATGAGTGCAGATACCATCAATTTCAAGCCATTAGCCAATGCGCGCACCATCAATTTTGCTACAAAACGCCCCGGCTTGAAAAAAACAGTGAACGGTAGTAGTGTTGACGATCCGGACGGTGAGGAAGCTATTGGTTTTAAAACCTATATGGCAAGTACATCGGGCCCGCAGGTTGGCAGGTTGGTAGGTGTTGTTACCATAGGCCAGAGTGGGCAATACTGGATCAGGTTTACCGCGGTAAACGGCGGGCAGCAAACCAATAACATCGATATGATACACTTTATACCGCTTGGTATGGATCAGCAGTATCCTAAATGGAACCCTGATAATTCGGTAATAAACAGGCCTTAA
- a CDS encoding RagB/SusD family nutrient uptake outer membrane protein, translating into MMKMIKNSTYKILLLVTVLVAGVSSSCNKWLNIKPQDGLVNQDYWKTKEQLAAAVTGCYASMLDGAALPLTKYMFIWGELRGDMVVAGTEPAAGTSTATLSTLTRDELDMLHTDIVATNTLNNWDAFYEIINYCNNVIKYGPGVKTNDNTLTQAALNAYIGEARGLRGLMYFYLLRTFGEVPLKLEPTSSDADIQPLAKSTRAQVAAQIIDDLKFAAANVLVSYGNIGDDKGRINQYTAYTILADVYLWTEDYQNCIDACNKVIQSNNYQLFPAGTLQADWYNSVFFNGNSVEGIFELQFYAQKLNPFFNMFAATGREFKAADWVATGDLFGTDIVDATNKDIRGAGVSMSEGSGGITKYTQFATTATSYSHWFLYRYSDVLLMKAEALTWLTPGNVANATAAIAIVDQVRLARHALSNVNGTTISDPDPNITLDVSNYIFNERAREFAYEGKRWFDILRNAKRNNYANIIILLNIVSSSAPADKQQSVINKYKDIRSHYLPIYSYEIQTNNLLVQNPFYQ; encoded by the coding sequence ATGATGAAGATGATTAAAAATAGTACATATAAAATTTTGTTGTTGGTAACGGTATTGGTAGCCGGCGTATCATCATCATGTAACAAGTGGCTCAACATTAAACCGCAAGACGGCCTGGTAAATCAGGATTACTGGAAAACAAAAGAGCAACTGGCAGCCGCGGTAACCGGTTGTTACGCTTCAATGCTTGATGGGGCGGCGCTGCCATTAACCAAGTACATGTTTATTTGGGGCGAGTTAAGAGGGGATATGGTTGTTGCCGGAACCGAGCCCGCCGCCGGAACGTCTACCGCGACATTGAGCACATTAACACGTGATGAATTAGACATGTTGCATACCGACATTGTGGCAACCAATACGCTTAACAACTGGGATGCTTTTTACGAGATCATCAATTATTGCAATAACGTGATCAAATATGGCCCTGGCGTAAAAACAAACGATAATACCTTAACGCAGGCTGCTCTTAATGCCTATATTGGCGAGGCCAGGGGGCTAAGGGGCTTAATGTATTTTTACCTGTTAAGAACCTTTGGCGAGGTACCTTTAAAACTGGAGCCAACATCAAGCGATGCCGATATACAACCTTTAGCCAAAAGCACCAGGGCGCAGGTTGCCGCTCAAATTATTGATGATCTTAAGTTTGCCGCGGCAAATGTGCTGGTTTCGTATGGTAACATAGGTGATGATAAAGGCCGTATTAATCAATATACTGCTTATACCATATTGGCCGATGTTTATTTATGGACGGAGGACTATCAAAATTGCATTGATGCCTGTAACAAGGTTATACAATCAAACAACTACCAGTTGTTTCCTGCCGGAACTTTGCAAGCCGATTGGTATAACAGTGTTTTTTTTAACGGAAACTCAGTGGAGGGGATATTTGAATTGCAATTTTACGCGCAAAAGTTAAATCCGTTTTTTAATATGTTTGCCGCCACCGGGAGGGAATTTAAAGCAGCCGATTGGGTGGCAACCGGAGATCTGTTCGGCACCGATATCGTTGATGCTACCAACAAAGATATCAGGGGTGCAGGTGTTTCCATGTCTGAAGGAAGCGGAGGCATCACTAAGTACACCCAGTTTGCCACAACGGCAACATCATACAGTCATTGGTTTCTATACAGGTACTCGGATGTGTTGCTGATGAAAGCCGAGGCCCTTACCTGGCTAACACCGGGCAACGTGGCAAATGCTACGGCGGCCATTGCGATAGTTGATCAGGTAAGGCTTGCGCGCCATGCGTTAAGCAATGTGAATGGAACTACCATATCCGATCCGGATCCCAATATTACACTTGACGTATCGAACTATATTTTTAACGAGCGTGCGCGTGAGTTTGCATACGAAGGTAAGCGGTGGTTCGATATATTACGCAATGCTAAGCGAAATAATTATGCCAACATCATTATTTTGTTGAACATCGTTTCGTCCAGTGCTCCCGCGGATAAGCAGCAATCTGTTATCAATAAATATAAAGATATCAGGAGCCACTATCTTCCCATATACTCATACGAGATACAAACTAATAACTTATTAGTTCAAAACCCATTTTATCAATAA
- a CDS encoding SusC/RagA family TonB-linked outer membrane protein, translated as MKTLLLKSLCFLIAGILIGVMPVQAQVQQSITIRGRVIDKKDKQAIIGASVIELDNNNRTVTGVSTDIDGNFAIKISKPTNQISVSFIGYKTFLTKAINDRRVINVQLEANTGQLVEVSITGNRTVNNGTGLNIDARNSTMASATINAKDLEELAVTSIDQALAGRLPGVDFGATSGDPGAGMSIRIRGTASITGSAEPLIVLDGMPYETEIPKDFNFGTADDVGYAQLLNISPSDIKDITVLKDAASTAVWGSKAANGVLLINTKRGAMGSPVVTYNFKGTMAHQPKSIPMLNGNSYATLIPEEIMNATGAPLDFLGNNGQNKAFQYDPSDAFYYYNYGQNTNWIDLITRTGYTQDHNISMSGGGEKARYYTSFGYLNQIGTTLGTDLGRITTKINLDYTVSSRLRFRTDLTYTHVNNTLNYDNSLRTVAYNKMPNMSPYLFDEYGHITGAYFSPESNIQGKYPDTYNPLALANTGLSHLTGERITPKFNIQYDIIPSLLVSTVDLQFDINNTKSKTFLPQVATGRPSTENTVNRASDADGDSYNVQSKVNLIYTPSLGEKSTFQGLLSFQTEDTKTASYSEATANTASANLQDASSPGLNSLGLSSSNSESRNFGVLTQGQYVYLDRYIISLNARLDGNSKFGPNHRYGIFPGVAGRWRISGEPFMKKLTFLNELSLRVSYGEAGQAPSGSYYGTYSPLSWTYNGQASVVPNKVELTNLKWQTVVGKNIGFNLGMFNSRVKVDMEVYQNTTKDMFFDGLNIATIAGYSNIGLNIGTLENNGWELGINTIPIKTRNWVIGFDFNIAQNANKLTSVSDFYPRESVIGVPGLGKFKSFLLLGNPFGSFYGFKYDGVYKDKEATVATDENGKQIADANGNKIYMRYNYPLVNYVFQPGDAKYEDINHDGNIDYRDLVYLGNGVPKFTGGFGPNITFRGNLKISAFFSYRWGYQVINAVKISTTNMYTVNNQSTAVLRRWRNPGDVTDIPRALYQAGYNWLGSDRYVEDGSFVKLSSVTVRYNLPKTLLQRVKLSNASFYVTGQNLLTLTKYTGQNPDVSTSGDNTPFSFPTDSGLTPPAITYTLGLTVGF; from the coding sequence ATGAAAACACTTTTACTAAAGAGTTTGTGCTTTTTGATTGCCGGAATTTTGATTGGCGTTATGCCGGTACAAGCCCAGGTTCAACAAAGTATAACTATCCGGGGACGGGTTATCGATAAAAAGGACAAGCAAGCCATTATTGGGGCATCAGTTATTGAGTTAGATAATAACAATCGTACGGTAACAGGTGTATCAACAGATATCGATGGTAATTTTGCTATTAAAATATCCAAACCCACTAACCAAATCTCGGTATCATTTATCGGATACAAAACATTTTTAACCAAAGCTATTAACGATCGGCGGGTTATTAATGTACAACTTGAAGCTAACACCGGCCAGTTGGTTGAAGTATCCATAACAGGCAACCGTACCGTAAATAATGGTACCGGTTTAAACATCGATGCACGTAACTCTACTATGGCATCGGCAACAATAAACGCTAAAGATCTGGAAGAACTGGCGGTAACGTCAATTGACCAGGCATTAGCCGGCAGATTGCCAGGGGTAGATTTTGGCGCCACATCGGGAGATCCGGGTGCGGGTATGTCTATCCGGATAAGGGGTACCGCATCCATTACGGGGAGTGCAGAGCCGTTGATCGTTCTGGACGGGATGCCCTACGAAACCGAAATTCCAAAAGACTTCAACTTTGGTACTGCCGATGATGTGGGCTATGCCCAGCTACTAAATATTTCGCCTTCGGACATTAAGGACATTACCGTTTTAAAAGACGCAGCATCAACGGCGGTATGGGGTTCAAAGGCTGCGAACGGCGTATTGCTTATTAACACCAAGCGTGGCGCCATGGGCAGCCCCGTTGTTACCTATAATTTTAAGGGTACCATGGCTCATCAGCCTAAATCAATCCCCATGTTAAACGGAAATAGCTATGCTACGCTTATTCCCGAAGAGATTATGAATGCCACCGGCGCTCCGCTTGACTTTTTGGGGAATAACGGGCAGAACAAAGCTTTTCAGTATGATCCCTCCGACGCGTTTTATTACTATAACTATGGACAAAATACCAATTGGATAGACCTGATTACCCGCACCGGGTACACCCAGGACCATAACATCTCCATGAGCGGGGGCGGAGAAAAGGCCAGGTATTATACTTCCTTTGGTTATTTGAATCAAATAGGTACCACACTCGGTACTGATCTGGGGCGTATCACAACCAAAATCAATCTCGACTATACCGTATCCAGCAGGCTGCGTTTCCGTACGGATTTAACTTATACCCACGTCAATAACACGCTTAATTATGATAATTCGTTAAGAACGGTTGCTTATAATAAAATGCCTAACATGTCGCCTTATCTGTTTGATGAGTATGGGCATATCACAGGCGCTTACTTTTCTCCCGAATCCAATATTCAGGGTAAATATCCTGATACTTATAATCCGCTGGCTTTGGCTAATACCGGCTTGAGCCATTTAACCGGCGAGCGTATCACCCCCAAATTTAATATCCAATATGATATTATACCATCTTTGCTGGTTTCCACTGTCGATCTTCAGTTTGATATCAACAATACCAAATCGAAAACATTTTTACCGCAGGTAGCTACCGGCCGGCCAAGTACAGAAAATACGGTTAACCGGGCTTCTGATGCCGATGGAGACTCGTATAATGTGCAGTCGAAGGTGAATTTGATTTACACGCCATCGCTTGGCGAAAAAAGTACTTTCCAGGGCTTACTTTCTTTCCAGACTGAAGATACCAAAACCGCATCTTACAGCGAAGCAACTGCCAACACCGCCTCGGCAAATTTGCAGGATGCCTCCAGCCCCGGTTTAAATAGCCTTGGTTTAAGTTCGTCCAATAGCGAAAGCAGAAACTTTGGTGTTTTAACACAGGGCCAATATGTTTACCTGGACAGGTATATTATAAGTTTAAACGCCCGCCTGGACGGTAATTCCAAATTTGGCCCAAACCACCGTTACGGCATATTTCCGGGTGTTGCCGGCAGGTGGCGCATTTCCGGAGAGCCTTTCATGAAAAAACTGACCTTTTTAAACGAGTTAAGTTTGAGGGTAAGTTACGGAGAGGCAGGGCAGGCCCCAAGTGGTAGCTATTATGGCACTTACTCGCCACTCAGCTGGACATATAATGGGCAGGCGTCGGTGGTGCCCAATAAGGTGGAGCTAACTAACCTGAAATGGCAAACCGTTGTTGGCAAAAACATTGGCTTTAACCTGGGGATGTTTAACTCGCGTGTTAAGGTTGATATGGAAGTGTACCAAAACACAACCAAGGATATGTTTTTTGATGGTTTAAATATTGCAACCATAGCAGGTTACAGCAACATCGGCTTGAATATCGGCACCCTGGAAAATAACGGGTGGGAGCTTGGCATTAACACCATTCCAATCAAAACGCGGAATTGGGTAATCGGCTTTGATTTTAACATTGCGCAAAACGCCAACAAGTTAACTTCGGTATCCGATTTTTATCCGCGCGAGAGTGTTATCGGCGTTCCAGGGCTGGGTAAGTTTAAGTCGTTCCTGTTGTTAGGCAATCCTTTCGGTTCTTTCTATGGCTTTAAGTACGATGGCGTGTATAAAGATAAAGAAGCAACCGTTGCCACTGACGAGAATGGCAAGCAAATAGCCGATGCCAACGGCAACAAAATTTATATGCGTTACAATTACCCGCTGGTTAACTATGTTTTTCAGCCGGGAGATGCTAAATACGAAGATATTAATCATGATGGTAATATAGACTACCGCGACCTTGTTTACCTGGGCAACGGTGTACCCAAATTTACAGGTGGCTTTGGCCCTAATATTACCTTTAGGGGTAACCTTAAAATATCGGCATTTTTTAGTTACCGCTGGGGCTACCAGGTTATCAACGCCGTTAAAATTTCAACCACTAATATGTATACGGTTAATAACCAGAGTACCGCTGTGTTAAGGCGGTGGCGTAATCCCGGTGATGTAACCGATATACCCAGGGCTTTATACCAGGCAGGCTATAACTGGTTAGGATCAGACAGGTATGTAGAGGACGGATCGTTTGTCAAATTAAGTTCGGTAACGGTAAGGTATAATTTGCCTAAAACACTGTTGCAAAGAGTTAAACTTAGCAACGCCAGTTTTTACGTAACCGGGCAAAATCTACTCACTTTAACTAAATATACCGGTCAAAACCCAGACGTAAGCACATCAGGCGATAACACGCCGTTTTCTTTCCCGACAGATAGTGGTTTAACTCCGCCCGCAATTACCTATACCCTGGGCTTAACAGTAGGATTTTAA
- a CDS encoding fasciclin domain-containing protein yields MIKTLRLTFLFLTLALAVTSCKKKFDDYYAVPDGLGDPIYQTLQAKGNFKHYLALVDRAGYKDILSATGWFTVFAPDDAAFTKYFTDSGISTDAAISDSLAKGIVKFSLVYNGYRKDQLNIYQIAGTVGNPGMGYKRKTTYYDGIQQKGDAVHKKIIATNRNNTSDGKVTTVRYVDGDNNNKYIPYFTDVFMATNGLGASDYNAFYPNSAYSGFNVCGANVVNSDIIASNGIIHEIDRVITPLPSIDQYIRLNANYSDFKLLMDSLAYYVANVNLTHANSVATGSADSVYVKSYDGRLAYCINNENYQSGGSFITTASQAAGWSILVPNNTALRAYRQKILSKFGNSFFKTAPASVVIDFVNSLMWPSNLWPSQFTLTNNYQLEPATVDMGSIVDKQILSNGTFYGATQSQEANVFRTVYGVQYLDPKCSIILQAYSSGALPIKSQTTQPGVKNTVILMNDDVLTANGWRYYEAGATSATTTAWGYKAVGSTSYSQSAVYRDVIFRMFQTGVLPNIDLTSLTGTGIVETINHEFIKYNNGKIQTSGTLDAGVDLNVTQTNKTSVNGTAYYVDGMLSFTNNNVGYHLQKLAAQYPSTYSSFYYYLSTAPNTLYNATTQAIAGINTGVDVNYTVLVPTNAAITQAIKDGMLPGNKTTGALPTAAPSSAADLDLVRKFILYHIINGSSLAVDQKTRQDNYPTLLQNESGATTFVGVENAPTSMTVIDRTNKYINVILGATSNQLSNRTIIHSIDKYLHY; encoded by the coding sequence ATGATTAAAACTCTACGACTCACTTTTCTCTTTTTAACGCTTGCTTTGGCCGTAACAAGCTGTAAAAAGAAGTTTGATGATTATTATGCGGTTCCCGATGGTCTGGGCGATCCCATTTATCAAACCTTGCAGGCAAAAGGTAATTTTAAACATTACCTTGCTTTGGTGGATAGGGCCGGGTATAAAGATATCCTTAGTGCCACAGGTTGGTTCACGGTATTTGCCCCCGACGATGCCGCCTTTACAAAGTATTTTACCGATAGCGGCATATCAACCGATGCCGCTATAAGCGATTCACTCGCCAAAGGCATTGTTAAGTTTTCGCTGGTATATAACGGCTACCGGAAAGATCAGTTGAATATTTACCAGATAGCCGGTACGGTTGGTAATCCGGGCATGGGTTACAAAAGAAAAACCACTTATTACGATGGTATCCAACAAAAAGGTGATGCCGTACACAAAAAAATTATCGCCACCAACAGGAATAATACCAGTGATGGTAAAGTTACCACCGTGCGTTATGTGGATGGTGATAATAACAACAAGTATATTCCATACTTCACTGATGTGTTTATGGCAACCAACGGACTGGGCGCCAGCGATTATAATGCCTTTTATCCAAACTCAGCATACAGTGGTTTTAACGTATGTGGCGCTAATGTTGTAAACAGCGATATCATAGCTTCAAACGGTATTATCCATGAAATTGACAGGGTAATTACGCCTTTGCCGAGCATCGACCAGTACATCAGGCTTAATGCCAACTACAGCGATTTTAAATTGTTAATGGATTCGCTGGCTTATTACGTTGCCAACGTTAACCTTACCCATGCCAACTCGGTGGCCACCGGCTCGGCCGATTCGGTATACGTAAAATCATACGATGGCAGGCTGGCTTACTGCATCAACAACGAAAATTATCAAAGCGGTGGAAGTTTCATTACTACAGCATCTCAGGCTGCCGGGTGGAGCATATTGGTGCCCAATAACACCGCCTTAAGGGCCTACCGGCAAAAAATATTATCAAAGTTTGGTAATTCGTTTTTCAAAACCGCACCGGCAAGCGTGGTTATTGATTTTGTTAACTCCTTAATGTGGCCTTCTAACTTATGGCCGAGCCAGTTTACCTTAACTAACAATTACCAGTTAGAGCCGGCCACTGTTGATATGGGTAGCATTGTTGATAAGCAGATACTTAGTAACGGCACATTTTACGGTGCAACTCAATCGCAGGAGGCTAATGTTTTCCGTACGGTTTATGGTGTTCAGTACCTGGATCCTAAATGCAGTATTATCTTGCAAGCCTACAGTTCGGGAGCTCTGCCTATCAAATCTCAAACCACCCAACCGGGTGTGAAAAATACGGTGATATTAATGAATGATGATGTACTGACCGCCAATGGATGGAGATATTACGAAGCCGGTGCAACCAGCGCTACAACAACGGCGTGGGGATATAAGGCAGTTGGCTCAACCAGTTATTCTCAAAGCGCCGTCTATCGTGATGTGATTTTCCGGATGTTTCAAACAGGCGTATTGCCTAATATCGATTTAACAAGCCTTACCGGCACCGGGATTGTTGAAACCATTAACCATGAGTTTATTAAATATAACAACGGTAAAATACAAACAAGTGGCACACTTGACGCGGGTGTTGATTTGAACGTAACGCAAACCAATAAAACTTCGGTCAACGGTACAGCTTATTATGTTGACGGGATGCTATCGTTCACCAATAATAACGTAGGCTATCATCTTCAAAAACTGGCAGCACAATACCCGTCAACCTATTCTTCATTTTATTATTATCTGTCAACTGCGCCAAATACTTTATACAATGCTACCACACAAGCTATTGCAGGTATAAACACAGGGGTTGATGTTAACTATACCGTCCTGGTGCCTACCAATGCCGCCATAACACAGGCTATAAAAGACGGTATGCTGCCCGGAAATAAAACCACAGGAGCCCTGCCAACGGCAGCGCCAAGCTCTGCGGCCGACCTGGACCTGGTACGTAAATTTATTCTGTACCACATTATTAACGGCAGCTCGCTCGCGGTAGATCAAAAAACAAGGCAGGATAACTACCCAACTCTGTTGCAAAACGAGAGTGGAGCCACCACGTTTGTAGGGGTTGAAAACGCGCCCACCTCGATGACGGTGATTGACCGCACCAATAAGTATATAAACGTAATTCTGGGTGCCACCAGTAACCAGTTATCAAACCGTACTATTATTCATTCGATAGATAAATATCTGCATTATTAA